In Propionispora vibrioides, the sequence CCAAATCCTCGGATATAACATCAAGGACATGTTGTAAAGCAGCTTTGTCCTCCCTGAGCAATTTCACGAAATTTCCATTGGCATCGCCGGCGCTATGCATAAATTCAAGATACCGCGGCGCAGCAAAAATATTATAAAAAAGAAGTACCTCACTGCCAAAAGCGCTCGTAGCCTGCTTTACCAGGTCTACCTGTTCTTCTATCCACGGAGCATTTTCGCCTAGCGGTTTAATCCCTTCAACCGCTTTGACTGACGCTATATTAAATAACGCTTTATTGGGGTAAGCAAAAAAACCGTCACTCATAATCTTGACCAGATCCGGCTGAAAATCCTGATAAAAACGTTTGAGGCCCGCTATGTTTTCTGCAACCACTGCAGGCTGCCCCAATCCTTCAGCATGCTCCGGATCAGCCAAAAAATGATACCAAAAACCTACCGGGACCCGATCTGCCGGCTCATTGTTAAAAGCAGCTAATACTAATTGTTTTTTTGTTTGTGACATATCCGCACTCCCCTATCTTTTTTCTCCCGGGTATTGATTATTTTTCTACTCGACATCCTCTTTTGACCAAAAATAAAAAAGGCCAAGCACAAGATTTCCTGTGCTTAGCCTTCAATCATTTGATCAGCTAATCAAATTATTCCATGTATTTAATTTATGCTTATAATATACGATGAAAAAAATATTGTCAATATATCAAGAAAATTTTTGCTAAATAAATTACAGAAGCACAACTTACTAAACTCAAGAGAGGTCTTCCAATTTATTCTATGCTTCGTATATTACATTTTGCTACAAATCGTCGGTCGAGTAG encodes:
- a CDS encoding uroporphyrinogen decarboxylase family protein, whose protein sequence is MSQTKKQLVLAAFNNEPADRVPVGFWYHFLADPEHAEGLGQPAVVAENIAGLKRFYQDFQPDLVKIMSDGFFAYPNKALFNIASVKAVEGIKPLGENAPWIEEQVDLVKQATSAFGSEVLLFYNIFAAPRYLEFMHSAGDANGNFVKLLREDKAALQHVLDVISEDLAALARRVIRDGKADGIYLSVQNIPRPEVTREIYEEVVAPAERKILAAANEVSENNILHICGYEGTRNDLTWYKDYEAKAINYAANVERINLAEGKKIFGGKAIIGGFDNTKNGVLYRGTKKEIELATEEIVRNAGKTGLIIGADCTVPDDIDVKRLHWVRDKAAAL